The proteins below are encoded in one region of Mycobacterium pseudokansasii:
- a CDS encoding IS1380 family transposase: protein MQLLHAAAKTHASFDDPNLVSHAGLVPVMRLAQLVGLEELVAQHVRLNAEVGANAGVKVGSLIAGMIAGADDIDGMDLLRHGALPDTFGGIRAPSTLGSFLRAFTHGHVRQLGAAHRMVLAELAARTPLLPGADQLAFIDVDSTQKRVFGPDKQGAAFGHAKIASKSLTVRGLNALIATVSTPIAAPVITTTRLRGGNAASARGAASLVAEAISTARAAGITGLIVVRVDSAFYNGAFVAACRRNGAHFSVTVRMDPKIRRAIAAIDEDAWTAIAYPNAVFDEQAGQWISDAEIAEVPYTAFTSTPAHATEGRLIVRRVRDLAKSPAGHGQGELFAAHRYHAVFTNSPFQLVQAESQHRAHAIIEQVFADLFAGPLAHLPSGKFNANAAWLALAATAHALTRALGVLASPEHALARGATIRTQLINVAARPARAGRDTITWHLPRDWPWEQHWLNAFHATHRGPPALAA, encoded by the coding sequence GTGCAATTGTTACATGCCGCGGCCAAGACGCACGCCAGCTTCGATGACCCGAATCTCGTGTCGCATGCCGGGCTGGTGCCGGTGATGCGGCTGGCCCAGCTGGTGGGGCTGGAAGAGCTTGTCGCCCAGCATGTTCGGCTCAACGCCGAGGTGGGCGCCAACGCAGGTGTGAAGGTCGGCTCGCTGATCGCGGGGATGATCGCCGGCGCCGACGATATCGACGGCATGGACCTGTTGCGCCACGGCGCGCTGCCGGACACCTTCGGCGGGATCCGCGCCCCTTCCACGCTGGGGTCGTTTCTGCGCGCGTTCACCCACGGCCACGTGCGTCAACTAGGAGCGGCGCACCGCATGGTGCTGGCCGAGCTGGCCGCGCGCACCCCGCTGCTGCCCGGCGCCGATCAGCTGGCATTCATCGATGTCGACTCGACGCAGAAGCGGGTATTCGGGCCGGACAAGCAGGGCGCGGCGTTCGGGCATGCCAAGATCGCGTCCAAATCGCTGACGGTGCGCGGGCTTAACGCGCTGATCGCCACCGTGAGTACCCCGATCGCCGCCCCGGTGATCACCACCACCCGGCTGCGCGGCGGCAACGCCGCCTCCGCACGCGGGGCGGCATCGCTAGTGGCCGAGGCGATCAGCACTGCCCGCGCCGCCGGGATTACCGGGCTGATCGTGGTGCGCGTCGACTCGGCCTTCTACAACGGGGCGTTCGTGGCCGCCTGCCGCCGCAATGGGGCACATTTTTCGGTCACCGTGCGCATGGATCCCAAGATCCGCCGTGCCATCGCCGCCATCGACGAGGACGCCTGGACCGCCATCGCCTATCCCAACGCGGTGTTCGACGAGCAGGCCGGGCAATGGATCTCCGACGCCGAGATCGCCGAAGTCCCCTACACCGCGTTCACCTCCACCCCAGCGCATGCCACCGAGGGGCGGTTGATCGTGCGCCGGGTGCGCGATCTGGCCAAAAGCCCCGCCGGCCACGGCCAGGGCGAGCTGTTTGCCGCCCACCGCTATCACGCGGTATTCACCAACAGCCCGTTTCAACTCGTGCAGGCCGAATCCCAACACCGCGCCCACGCCATCATCGAACAGGTCTTCGCCGACCTGTTCGCCGGGCCACTCGCCCATCTACCTTCGGGCAAGTTCAATGCCAATGCCGCCTGGCTGGCCCTGGCCGCCACCGCCCACGCGCTCACCCGCGCCCTGGGTGTGTTGGCCTCACCCGAACACGCCCTGGCCCGCGGTGCCACCATCCGCACCCAACTGATTAACGTCGCCGCCCGCCCCGCCCGCGCCGGACGTGACACGATCACCTGGCACCTACCCCGCGACTGGCCCTGGGAACAACACTGGCTCAACGCCTTTCACGCCACCCACCGCGGACCACCAGCGCTGGCCGCCTGA
- the istA gene encoding IS21 family transposase, translating into MKSAKDRMDIISAYQQLGSYRAAAEHCGTTHRTVKKIVDKFEADQAGVPPPPRAERAHNYDAVADLVAERVEKSKGRISAKRLLPKARAAGYTGSDRNFRRLVAEAKALWRSTNHRGRRPAVWEPGEYLVIDWAQVGPGLFLFCAVLAFSRWRFVRFATNERASTTLALIAEALAAAGGVPARVLADRMACLKGGVVANVVVPTPDYVRLAGHYGFAPDFCHASDPQSKGIVENLCGYAQDDLAVPLLTEAAVTGTPVDLRIANAAAEVWCAEVNAATHSEICAVPDERLIVEHELLQPLPSLRLQIGAPSVLRKVDRLSCIRYGSARYSVPMRLIGTTVAVVVDHGAICLLEPGTGVIVAEHELVAPGGTSILDEHYDGPRLAPSRGPRPKTMVEKQFCDLGADAQAFLVGAAAIGNTRLASELEILLALGAAHGTDALVSALHRAVAFRRFRAADVRSILAAGTGAPQPRPAGDVLILDLPVAPTRSLDAYRITPAVADGEVIP; encoded by the coding sequence TTGAAATCTGCGAAGGACCGAATGGACATCATTTCCGCCTACCAACAGCTCGGGTCGTATAGGGCTGCCGCCGAGCACTGCGGCACCACCCACCGCACCGTCAAGAAGATCGTGGACAAGTTCGAGGCCGACCAGGCCGGCGTCCCGCCACCACCGCGGGCCGAACGGGCCCACAACTACGACGCGGTCGCCGATCTGGTCGCCGAACGCGTGGAGAAATCGAAGGGTCGGATCTCGGCCAAGCGGCTGCTCCCGAAGGCCCGTGCGGCGGGCTACACGGGTTCTGATCGTAACTTCCGCCGCCTCGTCGCGGAGGCGAAAGCGTTGTGGCGCAGCACCAATCACCGAGGCCGTCGTCCAGCCGTGTGGGAACCCGGTGAGTACCTGGTCATCGACTGGGCTCAAGTCGGACCGGGGTTGTTCCTGTTCTGTGCGGTGCTGGCGTTCTCGAGGTGGCGCTTCGTGCGCTTCGCCACCAACGAGCGTGCCTCGACCACGTTGGCATTGATCGCCGAAGCCCTGGCCGCCGCGGGTGGGGTCCCGGCGCGGGTGCTGGCCGACCGGATGGCCTGCCTCAAGGGCGGGGTCGTGGCCAACGTCGTCGTCCCGACTCCGGACTACGTCCGGCTGGCCGGTCACTACGGCTTCGCTCCCGATTTCTGTCATGCGAGTGACCCGCAGTCCAAGGGCATCGTGGAGAACCTGTGCGGCTACGCCCAGGACGATCTTGCCGTCCCGCTGTTGACCGAGGCCGCCGTCACCGGAACACCGGTCGATCTGCGTATCGCCAATGCCGCGGCGGAGGTGTGGTGCGCGGAAGTGAACGCCGCGACCCATTCGGAGATCTGCGCGGTTCCCGATGAACGGTTGATCGTCGAACATGAACTGCTGCAACCACTCCCATCCCTGCGACTGCAGATCGGGGCACCATCGGTGCTGCGCAAGGTCGACCGCCTGTCCTGCATCCGGTACGGGTCGGCGCGCTACTCGGTGCCGATGCGGTTGATCGGCACCACGGTGGCCGTGGTCGTCGACCACGGCGCCATCTGTCTGCTGGAGCCCGGCACCGGGGTGATCGTGGCCGAACACGAACTCGTCGCACCCGGCGGCACCTCGATCCTCGATGAGCACTACGACGGACCCCGGCTAGCACCCAGTCGCGGCCCGCGCCCGAAGACCATGGTCGAGAAGCAGTTCTGCGACCTCGGCGCCGATGCGCAGGCGTTCCTGGTCGGCGCCGCGGCGATCGGCAACACCCGGCTGGCCTCGGAGTTGGAGATCCTGCTCGCCCTCGGCGCGGCCCACGGCACCGACGCCCTGGTCTCCGCGCTGCACCGGGCGGTGGCGTTCCGCCGGTTCCGAGCCGCCGACGTGCGTTCCATCCTGGCCGCGGGCACCGGGGCGCCGCAGCCCCGACCCGCTGGCGACGTGCTCATCCTCGACCTGCCCGTGGCCCCGACCCGCTCCCTGGACGCCTACAGGATCACCCCCGCCGTGGCCGATGGCGAGGTGATCCCATGA
- the istB gene encoding IS21-like element helper ATPase IstB codes for MSRTPPITDAEPVAPKSIPPLAADLDAGLRRLKLAAVRRTAPEVLITAKTQRWTPEEVLRTLVETELAARDASNVVNRLKAAAFPVPKTLESFDVAASSIPPKTFDYLSSLEWIRAQQNLAIIGPAGTGKSHTLIGLGTAAIHAGHKVRYFTAADLVETLYRGLADNTVGKIIESLLRVDLIILDELGFAPLDDTGTQLLFRLVAGAYERRSLAIGSHWPFEQWGRFLPEQTTAVSILDRLLHHATVVITDGDSYRMKDAKHRKETPTPT; via the coding sequence ATGAGCAGGACGCCACCCATCACCGACGCTGAACCCGTTGCACCGAAATCGATTCCACCCCTCGCCGCCGATCTGGATGCCGGGTTGCGACGGTTGAAACTGGCCGCGGTGCGGCGCACCGCACCCGAAGTCCTGATCACCGCCAAGACCCAACGCTGGACTCCCGAGGAGGTTCTGCGCACGCTGGTCGAGACCGAACTGGCGGCCCGCGACGCCTCGAACGTCGTCAACCGCCTCAAAGCCGCGGCGTTCCCCGTGCCCAAGACGTTGGAGAGCTTCGACGTGGCCGCCTCCTCCATCCCGCCGAAGACCTTCGACTACCTGTCGAGTCTGGAATGGATTCGCGCGCAACAGAATCTGGCGATCATCGGCCCCGCCGGCACCGGCAAGTCCCACACCCTGATCGGGTTGGGAACCGCCGCGATCCACGCCGGACACAAGGTCCGCTATTTCACCGCCGCCGACCTCGTCGAAACCCTCTACCGCGGCCTGGCCGACAACACCGTCGGCAAGATCATCGAATCGCTGCTGCGGGTCGACCTGATCATCCTCGACGAACTCGGGTTCGCCCCCCTCGACGACACCGGCACCCAGTTGCTGTTCCGGCTCGTCGCCGGCGCCTACGAACGCCGCTCGCTGGCCATCGGATCGCACTGGCCCTTCGAGCAGTGGGGCCGCTTCCTGCCCGAACAGACCACCGCGGTCAGCATCCTCGACCGCCTCCTGCACCACGCCACCGTCGTCATCACCGACGGTGACTCCTACCGCATGAAAGACGCCAAACACCGGAAGGAGACGCCCACACCAACCTAG